The proteins below are encoded in one region of Streptomyces marianii:
- a CDS encoding SixA phosphatase family protein: MTLRRLVVLRHAKSARPPGVADVRRPLAERGQRDAPAAGRWLRDADCVPDLVLCSPAVRARETWDLAAGELPAGPRTRHDPRLYGADAADLLAVVRETPDDVATLLLVGHNPALEEFVLLMASEGLGDTLQRVEEKFPTAAIAVLTQQKSWPEAAPGGSLLTDVAVPRGTGR; encoded by the coding sequence ATGACTCTCCGACGACTGGTCGTCCTCAGGCATGCGAAGTCCGCCCGGCCGCCCGGTGTGGCCGATGTGCGACGGCCGCTGGCCGAGCGCGGGCAGCGCGACGCACCCGCCGCGGGCCGCTGGCTGAGGGACGCCGACTGCGTCCCGGACCTGGTGCTGTGCTCACCCGCCGTGCGGGCCCGCGAGACCTGGGACCTCGCGGCCGGGGAGCTCCCCGCCGGTCCGCGGACGCGCCATGACCCCCGGCTCTACGGCGCGGACGCCGCGGACCTGCTCGCCGTCGTTCGGGAGACCCCGGACGACGTGGCCACCTTGCTCCTCGTCGGCCACAACCCGGCCCTCGAGGAGTTCGTTCTGCTGATGGCGTCGGAAGGTCTCGGCGACACCCTCCAGCGGGTCGAGGAGAAGTTCCCGACCGCGGCCATCGCGGTGCTCACCCAGCAGAAGTCCTGGCCCGAGGCCGCCCCCGGGGGCTCCCTGCTCACGGATGTCGCCGTGCCGCGCGGCACGGGGCGCTGA
- a CDS encoding S1 family peptidase, with translation MRHARRNLQRIARLAAVGGLVCGSLMVSDAMAGETRPPGAAAAPTTRAADPGGEVVERLGTSRTAGSWIGADGRPVVAVTDPGAAAEVRRAGANPKTVRHSMDELHSATETLRGAPRVPGTAWVVDYRTNEVVVRADRTVSASDWSRLTELAEDIGGFVRMERNPGTFTTRLNGAAPMFGGNSRCSAGFNVTDGQRSFILTAGHCGPVGTTWFGDRGRNDRVGSTVAGSFPGGDFSLVRYDESSVPDPAGADIVAIGENRGVRISGAADPSVGQEVFRSGSTTGLRSGRVTALNATVNYPEGTVGGLIETTVCAESGDSGGPLFAQGIALGVTSGGTGDCDSGGTTYFQPVTTAMASLGVALIGQAPGAQGGAGSDGRPAAPADPSAPAPESPAPGAGAAGGGAAPPWGGRSGPGIVTDIAAELGPLGAVAPGIGVIGASLVLLVVSRWIQTAQGRRNYREYYSQTWA, from the coding sequence ATGAGGCACGCACGACGAAACCTTCAGCGGATCGCCCGGCTGGCGGCGGTCGGCGGGCTGGTCTGCGGCTCGCTGATGGTCTCCGATGCCATGGCCGGGGAGACACGACCTCCCGGCGCGGCCGCGGCACCCACCACACGGGCCGCCGACCCCGGTGGGGAAGTGGTCGAACGGCTCGGCACGTCCCGTACCGCCGGGAGCTGGATCGGGGCCGACGGCCGCCCGGTCGTCGCGGTGACCGACCCCGGCGCGGCGGCCGAGGTGCGCCGGGCCGGGGCGAACCCCAAGACCGTGCGCCACAGCATGGACGAACTCCACTCGGCCACCGAGACCCTGCGCGGAGCCCCCCGGGTGCCGGGCACCGCATGGGTGGTGGACTACCGCACCAACGAGGTCGTGGTGCGCGCCGACCGCACGGTCTCCGCCTCCGACTGGTCACGGCTCACGGAACTCGCCGAGGACATCGGCGGCTTCGTCCGCATGGAACGCAACCCGGGCACCTTCACCACCCGTCTGAACGGCGCCGCGCCGATGTTCGGCGGGAACAGCCGCTGCTCCGCCGGTTTCAACGTCACGGACGGGCAGCGGTCGTTCATTCTGACGGCCGGCCACTGCGGGCCCGTGGGCACCACGTGGTTCGGCGACCGCGGACGGAACGACCGGGTCGGCAGCACGGTCGCCGGGAGCTTCCCCGGCGGCGACTTCTCCCTGGTGCGGTACGACGAGAGCTCCGTGCCCGACCCGGCGGGTGCCGACATAGTGGCGATCGGGGAGAACAGGGGCGTGCGGATCAGCGGGGCCGCCGACCCCTCCGTCGGCCAGGAGGTCTTCCGCAGCGGCAGCACCACGGGACTGCGCTCGGGACGGGTGACCGCGCTCAACGCGACCGTCAACTACCCCGAGGGCACGGTCGGCGGGCTGATCGAGACGACGGTCTGCGCCGAATCCGGGGACAGCGGCGGCCCGTTGTTCGCCCAGGGCATCGCGCTCGGCGTCACCTCGGGTGGCACCGGCGACTGCGACAGCGGCGGCACCACCTACTTCCAGCCGGTCACCACCGCCATGGCTTCGCTCGGGGTGGCACTCATCGGTCAGGCCCCCGGAGCGCAGGGCGGCGCGGGGTCGGACGGGCGGCCCGCCGCCCCGGCCGATCCGTCGGCTCCGGCACCCGAGAGCCCCGCGCCCGGTGCGGGAGCCGCCGGGGGCGGTGCGGCTCCACCGTGGGGCGGTAGGTCCGGGCCGGGGATCGTCACGGACATCGCCGCCGAGCTCGGCCCCCTCGGCGCCGTCGCCCCCGGCATCGGCGTCATCGGCGCGAGCCTGGTCCTGCTCGTCGTCAGCCGCTGGATCCAGACGGCCCAGGGCCGCAGGAACTACCGGGAGTACTACTCGCAGACCTGGGCGTGA
- the scpA gene encoding methylmalonyl-CoA mutase — protein sequence MTQIPDFSEVALGECTPPAEAAEEQWRAAVKEATGSSADDLLWETPEGIGVKPLYTGRDLEGLDFLGTYPGVAPYLRGPYPTMYVNQPWTVRQYAGFSTAEESNAFYRRNLAAGQKGLSVAFDLPTHRGYDSDHPRVTGDVGMAGVAIDSIYDMRQLFDGIPLDRMTVSMTMNGAVLPVLALYIVAAEEQGVPPEKLAGTIQNDILKEFMVRNTYIYPPRPSMRIISDIFAYTSQRMPRYNSISISGYHIQEAGATADLELAYTLADGVEYLRAGRDAGLDVDAFAPRLSFFWAIGMNFFMEIAKMRAARLLWAKLVKQFEPKNAKSLSLRTHSQTSGWSLTAQDVFNNVTRTCVEAMAATQGHTQSLHTNALDEALALPTDFSARIARNTQLVLQQESGTCRVIDPWGGSAYVERLTYDLAHRAWQHIQEVEAAGGMAQAIDAGIPKLRVEEAAARTQARIDSGRQPVIGVNKYRVENDEQIDVLKVDNSSVRAQQIAKLRRLREERDETVCQDALRALTEAAGRDSGAGLESNLLALAVNAARAKATVGEISDALEKVYGRHAGQIRTISGVYRNEAGESPSVDRTRALVDRFEEAEGRRPRILVAKMGQDGHDRGQKVIASAFADLGFDVDVGPLFQTPAEVARQAVEADVHVVGVSSLAAGHLTLVPALREQLAEEGRDDIMIVVGGVIPPQDVPTLLEMGATAVFPPGTVIPDAAHDLVERLAAALGHDEL from the coding sequence GTGACGCAGATCCCCGACTTCTCCGAGGTCGCCCTCGGCGAGTGCACCCCGCCCGCCGAGGCCGCGGAGGAGCAGTGGCGCGCCGCCGTGAAGGAGGCCACCGGCAGCAGCGCCGACGACCTGCTGTGGGAGACGCCGGAGGGCATCGGCGTCAAGCCCCTCTACACCGGCCGCGACCTGGAGGGCCTGGACTTCCTCGGCACCTACCCGGGCGTGGCGCCGTATCTGCGCGGCCCGTACCCGACGATGTACGTCAACCAGCCGTGGACGGTCCGCCAGTACGCGGGCTTCTCCACGGCCGAGGAGTCCAACGCCTTCTACCGGCGCAACCTCGCCGCCGGCCAGAAGGGCCTGTCGGTCGCCTTCGACCTGCCCACGCACCGCGGCTACGACAGCGACCACCCGCGCGTGACCGGTGACGTCGGCATGGCGGGCGTCGCCATCGACTCCATCTACGACATGCGGCAGCTCTTCGACGGCATCCCGCTGGACAGGATGACCGTGTCGATGACGATGAACGGCGCCGTGCTGCCCGTACTCGCGCTCTACATCGTGGCGGCCGAGGAGCAGGGCGTACCGCCCGAGAAGCTGGCCGGGACCATCCAGAACGACATCCTCAAGGAGTTCATGGTCCGCAACACCTACATCTATCCGCCCCGGCCCTCGATGCGGATCATCTCCGACATCTTCGCGTACACCTCGCAGAGGATGCCGCGCTACAACTCCATCTCCATCTCCGGCTACCACATCCAGGAGGCCGGAGCGACGGCCGACCTGGAGCTGGCGTACACCCTCGCCGACGGTGTGGAGTACCTGCGCGCCGGGCGGGACGCGGGCCTCGACGTGGACGCCTTCGCGCCGCGTCTGTCCTTCTTCTGGGCGATCGGCATGAACTTCTTCATGGAGATCGCCAAGATGCGCGCGGCCCGGCTCCTCTGGGCCAAGCTGGTCAAGCAGTTCGAGCCGAAGAACGCCAAGTCGCTGTCACTGCGCACCCATTCGCAGACCTCCGGCTGGTCGCTCACCGCGCAGGACGTCTTCAACAACGTCACCCGCACCTGCGTGGAGGCCATGGCGGCGACCCAGGGCCACACCCAGTCGCTGCACACCAACGCCCTCGACGAGGCGCTCGCCCTGCCGACGGACTTCTCCGCCCGCATCGCCCGCAACACCCAGCTCGTGCTCCAGCAGGAGTCCGGCACCTGCCGCGTCATCGACCCCTGGGGCGGCAGCGCGTACGTCGAGAGGCTGACGTACGACCTCGCGCACCGGGCCTGGCAGCACATCCAGGAGGTCGAGGCCGCCGGCGGCATGGCGCAGGCCATCGACGCCGGCATCCCCAAGCTGCGCGTGGAGGAGGCCGCGGCCCGCACCCAGGCCCGTATCGACTCCGGGCGGCAGCCCGTCATCGGGGTCAACAAGTACCGCGTCGAGAACGACGAGCAGATCGACGTCCTCAAGGTCGACAACTCCTCGGTGCGCGCCCAGCAGATCGCCAAGCTGCGCCGGCTCCGCGAGGAGCGCGACGAGACCGTCTGCCAGGACGCGCTGCGCGCCCTGACCGAGGCCGCCGGACGCGACTCCGGGGCCGGCCTGGAGAGCAACCTGCTCGCGCTCGCCGTGAACGCCGCCCGGGCGAAGGCCACCGTCGGCGAGATCTCCGACGCACTGGAAAAGGTGTACGGACGGCACGCGGGCCAGATCCGTACGATCTCCGGCGTGTACCGCAACGAGGCAGGAGAGTCCCCCTCCGTGGACCGCACGCGTGCACTGGTCGACCGCTTCGAGGAGGCGGAGGGGCGCCGTCCGCGCATCCTCGTCGCCAAGATGGGCCAGGACGGCCACGACCGCGGCCAGAAGGTGATCGCCTCCGCGTTCGCCGACCTGGGCTTCGACGTGGACGTCGGCCCGCTGTTCCAGACCCCGGCCGAGGTGGCCCGGCAGGCGGTCGAAGCGGACGTGCACGTCGTGGGCGTCTCGTCGCTCGCGGCCGGACATCTCACCCTCGTCCCGGCGCTGCGCGAGCAGCTCGCGGAGGAGGGCCGCGACGACATCATGATCGTCGTGGGCGGGGTGATCCCTCCGCAGGACGTGCCGACCCTGCTGGAGATGGGGGCGACGGCGGTCTTCCCGCCGGGCACGGTCATCCCCGACGCCGCCCACGACCTGGTCGAGCGCCTGGCCGCGGCGCTGGGCCACGACGAGCTGTAG
- a CDS encoding PadR family transcriptional regulator has protein sequence MALRHAVLAALLDGESSGYQLAKSFDLGVANFWHALPQQLYLELTKLERAGLVEGRQVIQESRPPKRLFTITEEGLEELARFAETAAKPSFIRDDLLVKVQAVDSAPMAPVIEQLDERAATAAAKTDFFERFLRRLRGELDEDAFLATADRVGPYLTCLRGLRFEQETSEWCARTAAVLRARQSRQTQGGVPRDS, from the coding sequence ATGGCGCTGCGCCATGCGGTGCTCGCGGCACTGCTGGACGGGGAGTCCAGCGGGTACCAGCTCGCGAAGTCCTTCGACCTCGGGGTGGCGAATTTCTGGCACGCCCTTCCGCAGCAGCTGTATCTCGAGCTGACGAAACTGGAGAGGGCCGGACTGGTCGAGGGCCGCCAGGTGATCCAGGAGTCCCGTCCGCCGAAGCGGCTGTTCACCATCACCGAAGAGGGTCTTGAGGAACTGGCGCGCTTCGCGGAGACCGCCGCGAAACCGTCCTTCATCCGCGACGACCTCCTGGTCAAGGTGCAGGCCGTGGACAGCGCACCCATGGCACCCGTGATCGAACAGCTCGACGAACGAGCCGCCACGGCCGCCGCCAAGACCGACTTCTTCGAGCGCTTCCTGCGACGGCTGCGCGGCGAACTCGACGAGGACGCCTTTCTCGCCACCGCGGACCGCGTCGGCCCGTACCTGACCTGTCTGCGGGGCCTGCGCTTCGAACAGGAGACGTCCGAGTGGTGCGCCCGGACGGCCGCGGTCCTCCGGGCCCGGCAGTCCCGTCAGACGCAGGGGGGCGTCCCCCGGGACTCCTGA
- the mutA gene encoding methylmalonyl-CoA mutase small subunit — MTVLPDDGLTLAAEFPDATHEQWQRLVEGVLRKSGKDVSGAAAEEALTTALDDGLVASPLYTARDSAPDAGYPGFAPYVRGGRPVGGWDVRQRHGRPEAGRTNEAVLTDLENGVTSLWLTVGAAGVPVQGLAQALDGVYLDLAPVVLDAGADTAAAAAELLRLYEERGVPREEARGNLGADPLGLSARTGDPVDTEPAAELARRVHDRYPQLRALTVDALPYHEAGASAAQELGASLATGVAYLRALTAAGLAAGTAFRQLEFRYAATADQFLTVAKMRAARRLWARVAEVSGVSGGAGAAQRQHAVTSPVMMTRRDPYVNMLRTTIACLGAGVGGADAVTVLPFDHELGLPDAFARRIARNTSSILLEESHLGRVADPAGGSWYVERLTDELAHAAWAFFQELERAGGQGEALRSGLVGERIAATWEERRRRLAERREPVTGVSEFPFLAEKPVVREPAPEVPRHEGGLPRVRRDEDYEALRARSDAHLAATGARPRVFLAALGPASAHTARAAFASNLFQAGGVEPVHDPVTVDAGTAADAFARSGAAVACLCSSDALYEEQAEEVAKALRSAGARQVFLAGRPGGHAGVDAYVFAGCDAVGVLSSVLDRMGVAP, encoded by the coding sequence ATGACGGTTCTGCCTGATGACGGGCTTACGCTCGCCGCCGAGTTCCCCGACGCCACCCATGAGCAGTGGCAGCGCCTCGTCGAGGGTGTGCTGCGCAAATCGGGCAAGGACGTGTCGGGTGCGGCGGCCGAAGAGGCGCTGACGACAGCCCTGGACGACGGGCTCGTGGCGAGCCCCCTCTACACCGCGCGGGACTCCGCGCCCGACGCCGGCTATCCGGGCTTCGCGCCCTATGTGCGCGGTGGCCGGCCCGTCGGCGGCTGGGACGTGCGCCAGCGCCACGGACGGCCCGAGGCCGGCCGCACCAACGAGGCCGTGCTCACGGACCTCGAGAACGGCGTCACCTCGCTCTGGCTCACCGTCGGCGCCGCGGGCGTGCCCGTGCAGGGCCTCGCCCAGGCCCTGGACGGCGTCTACCTCGACCTCGCGCCGGTCGTCCTCGACGCCGGCGCGGACACCGCGGCCGCCGCCGCCGAACTGCTGCGGCTGTACGAGGAGCGCGGCGTCCCGCGCGAGGAGGCGCGCGGCAACCTCGGCGCCGACCCGCTGGGCCTGTCCGCCCGTACCGGCGACCCCGTGGACACCGAACCGGCCGCGGAGCTCGCCCGCCGCGTCCACGACAGGTACCCGCAACTGCGCGCGCTCACCGTGGACGCGCTGCCCTACCACGAGGCAGGCGCCTCGGCCGCCCAGGAGCTCGGCGCCTCGCTCGCGACCGGCGTCGCCTACCTGCGGGCCCTCACCGCGGCCGGACTGGCGGCCGGGACCGCCTTCCGGCAGCTGGAGTTCCGCTACGCCGCCACCGCCGACCAGTTCCTCACCGTCGCCAAGATGCGCGCCGCCCGCAGGCTGTGGGCCCGCGTCGCCGAGGTGTCCGGTGTCTCCGGGGGCGCGGGCGCGGCCCAGCGCCAGCACGCGGTGACGTCTCCGGTGATGATGACCCGCCGAGACCCGTACGTGAACATGCTGCGCACCACGATCGCCTGCCTCGGCGCGGGCGTCGGCGGTGCGGACGCCGTGACCGTGCTGCCCTTCGACCACGAACTGGGCCTGCCGGACGCGTTCGCCCGCCGCATCGCGCGCAACACCTCCTCGATCCTCCTGGAGGAGTCGCACCTCGGCCGGGTCGCCGACCCCGCGGGCGGCTCCTGGTACGTCGAGCGGCTCACCGACGAACTCGCCCACGCCGCCTGGGCGTTCTTCCAGGAGCTGGAGCGCGCGGGCGGTCAGGGCGAGGCCCTGCGCTCCGGCCTGGTCGGCGAACGCATCGCCGCCACCTGGGAAGAGCGCAGGCGCAGGCTCGCCGAGCGCCGTGAACCCGTCACCGGCGTCAGCGAGTTCCCGTTCCTCGCCGAGAAGCCCGTCGTGCGCGAGCCCGCGCCCGAGGTGCCCCGCCACGAGGGCGGCCTGCCCCGTGTCCGCCGCGACGAGGACTACGAGGCCCTGCGCGCCCGCTCCGACGCGCACCTGGCCGCGACCGGCGCCCGCCCCCGCGTCTTCCTCGCCGCGCTCGGCCCCGCCTCCGCGCACACCGCGCGCGCCGCGTTCGCCTCGAACCTGTTCCAGGCGGGCGGCGTCGAACCGGTCCACGACCCCGTGACGGTCGACGCCGGTACGGCGGCTGACGCCTTCGCGCGCAGCGGCGCCGCCGTCGCCTGCCTCTGCTCCAGCGACGCACTGTACGAGGAGCAGGCCGAGGAAGTCGCCAAGGCCCTCAGGTCCGCCGGTGCCCGGCAGGTCTTCCTGGCCGGACGGCCGGGCGGCCACGCCGGTGTCGACGCCTACGTCTTCGCGGGCTGCGACGCCGTCGGCGTCCTGTCCTCCGTTCTCGACCGCATGGGAGTGGCCCCGTGA
- the meaB gene encoding methylmalonyl Co-A mutase-associated GTPase MeaB: MAREVDIDAYVKGVLDGKRAAVARAITLVESTRPDHRAAAQRLLTELLPHSGNARRIGVSGVPGVGKSTFIDAFGTMLTGLGHRVAVLAVDPSSTRTGGSILGDKTRMERLAVDPAAFVRPSPSAGTLGGVAKATRESMVVMEAAGYDVVLVETVGVGQSETAVAGMVDSFLLLTLARTGDQLQGIKKGVLELADVLAVNKADGPHERDARTAARELAGALRLMRPPAHHSAGSGETPSADAVWTPPVLSCSARESSGLDTVWERLEQHRALLDAGGHLDAKRRDQQVQWAWAMVRDELLGRLRGHPAVRALGPALEQQVRDGELTATLAAERILEAFAREA; this comes from the coding sequence ATGGCCAGGGAAGTCGACATCGACGCCTACGTCAAGGGTGTGCTCGACGGGAAGCGGGCGGCCGTGGCCCGCGCCATCACCCTCGTCGAGTCCACCCGGCCCGACCACCGCGCCGCGGCCCAGCGGCTGCTGACCGAACTGCTGCCGCACAGCGGCAACGCACGGCGGATCGGTGTCAGCGGAGTGCCGGGGGTGGGGAAGTCCACCTTCATCGACGCCTTCGGCACGATGCTGACCGGGCTCGGCCACCGGGTGGCGGTGCTGGCCGTCGACCCGTCCTCCACCCGCACCGGCGGCTCCATCCTCGGCGACAAGACGCGGATGGAGCGGCTGGCCGTGGACCCGGCGGCCTTCGTCCGGCCGTCGCCGTCGGCCGGCACGCTCGGCGGCGTGGCCAAGGCGACCCGCGAGTCCATGGTGGTGATGGAGGCCGCCGGCTACGACGTGGTCCTGGTGGAGACCGTCGGCGTCGGCCAGTCCGAGACGGCCGTCGCCGGGATGGTCGACTCCTTCCTGCTGCTCACCCTCGCCCGGACCGGCGACCAGCTCCAGGGCATCAAGAAGGGCGTCCTGGAACTGGCCGACGTCCTCGCGGTCAACAAGGCCGACGGGCCGCACGAGCGCGACGCCCGCACCGCCGCGCGCGAACTGGCCGGCGCGCTGCGGCTGATGCGTCCCCCCGCCCACCACTCCGCCGGATCCGGGGAGACCCCGTCGGCCGACGCCGTCTGGACCCCGCCGGTGCTGAGCTGCAGCGCGCGGGAGTCGAGCGGGCTCGACACGGTCTGGGAACGGCTGGAGCAGCACCGCGCCCTGCTCGACGCGGGCGGCCACCTCGACGCCAAGCGCCGCGACCAGCAGGTCCAGTGGGCGTGGGCGATGGTCCGGGACGAACTCCTCGGCCGTCTCCGCGGCCACCCGGCCGTACGGGCCCTCGGCCCCGCCCTCGAACAGCAGGTCCGCGACGGGGAACTGACCGCCACCCTCGCGGCGGAGCGCATCCTGGAGGCGTTCGCGCGGGAGGCGTGA
- a CDS encoding diacylglycerol/lipid kinase family protein — MDDDGRTRVVRSRRWSARLAILAAAATVVLLVASGLGGIAMVLLVLAGTVVTAAALWWALTRRGPVRVLAVLLALAAPLTVIWLQARSGVLWVMVLCLVLGAVAASAGWEALALDARRKAQPTVAAERPARPFLIMNPRSGGGKVERFGLKAKAERTGAEVFMLDPERPSDVEAVARQAVAAGADLLGVAGGDGTQALVAGVAAEHGMPFVVVPAGTRNHFALDLGLDRDDPSRALEALTDGVELVVDLGMAGDRVFVNNASFGAYALVVQSDAYREDKVGTALQLFPDVLTHRAGPRLTVRAAGTTLDSPQAVLVSNNPYRAGDRTAVARRDRLDRGVLGVVSVTVESAAQAAGLLRGERSAGFTTLTAREVVVAADAPEVQVGVDGEALTMPVPVRCTIRPGALRVRVPRHRPGVPLARPRLNWRRLAMLALAR, encoded by the coding sequence ATGGACGACGACGGCAGGACGCGCGTGGTCCGGAGCCGGCGCTGGAGCGCGCGGCTGGCGATCCTCGCGGCCGCCGCGACCGTCGTGCTGCTCGTGGCCTCCGGACTCGGCGGCATCGCGATGGTGCTGCTGGTGCTCGCCGGGACGGTGGTGACGGCGGCGGCCCTGTGGTGGGCGCTGACCCGGCGCGGGCCCGTGCGGGTGCTGGCGGTCCTGCTGGCGCTGGCCGCCCCGCTGACCGTCATCTGGCTTCAGGCCCGTTCGGGGGTGCTGTGGGTCATGGTGCTGTGTCTCGTCCTGGGGGCGGTGGCCGCCTCGGCCGGCTGGGAAGCCCTCGCCCTGGACGCCCGGCGCAAGGCCCAGCCCACGGTGGCCGCGGAGCGTCCCGCACGCCCGTTCCTGATCATGAACCCGCGCTCGGGCGGCGGGAAGGTGGAGCGCTTCGGGCTGAAGGCGAAGGCGGAGCGTACGGGGGCGGAGGTCTTCATGCTGGATCCGGAACGTCCGAGCGACGTCGAGGCCGTGGCCCGGCAGGCGGTCGCCGCCGGCGCGGACCTGCTCGGGGTCGCCGGCGGGGACGGTACGCAGGCGCTGGTGGCGGGGGTGGCCGCGGAGCACGGGATGCCGTTCGTAGTGGTCCCCGCCGGAACCCGGAACCATTTCGCGCTGGACCTGGGACTCGACCGGGACGACCCCTCGCGGGCACTGGAGGCGCTGACCGACGGGGTCGAACTCGTCGTCGACCTGGGCATGGCCGGCGACCGGGTGTTCGTCAACAACGCCTCGTTCGGGGCGTATGCACTGGTCGTGCAGAGCGACGCCTACCGCGAAGACAAGGTCGGCACCGCCCTGCAGTTGTTCCCCGACGTGCTGACGCACCGGGCCGGACCGCGGCTCACCGTGCGGGCCGCGGGGACGACGCTCGACTCCCCGCAGGCGGTCCTGGTCAGCAACAACCCCTACCGCGCCGGGGACCGGACGGCTGTCGCGCGCCGCGACCGCCTCGACCGGGGCGTCCTGGGCGTCGTGAGTGTGACGGTGGAGAGTGCCGCCCAGGCCGCCGGGCTGCTGCGCGGCGAACGCTCGGCCGGGTTCACCACCCTCACCGCCCGCGAGGTCGTCGTGGCGGCCGACGCGCCGGAGGTGCAGGTCGGCGTGGACGGGGAGGCCCTGACGATGCCCGTGCCGGTGCGCTGCACCATCAGGCCCGGCGCACTGCGGGTGCGCGTCCCCCGCCACCGGCCCGGGGTCCCCCTCGCCCGGCCACGGCTGAACTGGCGCCGGCTGGCGATGCTGGCGCTGGCGCGCTGA
- a CDS encoding amidase yields MTDDLAYAGVAGQAAAVRSGEVSARELAELLLARIERYDVTLNAFTAVMAEEALAEAGRRDATAADERGPLHGVPVAIKEENDVEGRVTTFGTAANTRPAPADSEVVRRLRAAGAVVLGKTNMPEFGLFPFTESSAHGSTRNPWSGERSPGGSSGGSAAAVAAGLVPAAIGGDGGGSIRIPAACCGLFGLKPTRGRVSTAPQPHLWWGLGVLGPLTRSVEDSALVHDAIRGSLPGDLFRAREPAGSFAAAAAAEPPRLRIGWSTRPAARGVRPAPEVVEAVTGTAGLLAELGHHVEEIDPHYPDPTASFVPQFFAGLRTEASAVDDYARLERRTRQTVRLGTWVRPGVTRWAMSQGERTAVKANRVFDGVDVLLTPTIAGLPPVEGRLTGTGTVRAALRSMPMIAYCALWNVTGNPAASVPAGFTAGGLPLAVQLVGRRDDETTLLSLAAELEKARPWADRRPLPA; encoded by the coding sequence ATGACGGACGATCTTGCGTACGCGGGCGTCGCCGGACAGGCGGCGGCCGTCCGCTCGGGCGAGGTGTCGGCAAGGGAGCTCGCCGAACTGCTGCTCGCCCGCATCGAACGGTACGACGTCACCCTCAACGCCTTCACCGCCGTCATGGCCGAGGAGGCGCTGGCCGAGGCCGGCCGGAGGGACGCCACCGCCGCGGACGAGCGCGGCCCGCTGCACGGCGTACCGGTGGCGATCAAGGAGGAGAACGACGTCGAGGGTCGTGTGACGACGTTCGGCACCGCCGCCAACACCCGCCCCGCGCCGGCGGATTCCGAGGTCGTGCGACGGCTGCGCGCCGCGGGTGCGGTCGTCCTCGGCAAGACGAACATGCCCGAGTTCGGGCTGTTCCCGTTCACCGAGTCGTCGGCGCACGGCAGCACCCGCAATCCCTGGTCCGGGGAACGCTCGCCCGGCGGATCCAGCGGCGGCTCGGCGGCGGCGGTCGCGGCCGGACTGGTTCCGGCTGCCATCGGTGGCGACGGCGGCGGCTCCATCCGGATCCCGGCCGCCTGCTGCGGTCTGTTCGGCCTGAAGCCCACCCGCGGGCGGGTGAGCACCGCGCCGCAGCCGCACCTGTGGTGGGGGCTGGGGGTACTCGGTCCGCTGACGCGCTCGGTCGAGGACTCCGCCCTCGTCCACGACGCGATCCGCGGTTCCCTCCCCGGGGACCTGTTCCGCGCCCGCGAACCGGCCGGCTCCTTCGCCGCGGCCGCGGCCGCCGAACCGCCCCGGCTGCGGATCGGCTGGTCGACCCGGCCCGCCGCGCGAGGAGTGCGGCCGGCGCCGGAGGTCGTCGAGGCCGTGACGGGGACGGCCGGTCTGCTGGCCGAACTGGGCCACCACGTCGAGGAGATCGACCCCCACTACCCCGACCCCACCGCGTCCTTCGTGCCGCAGTTCTTCGCCGGTCTGCGCACCGAGGCGTCCGCGGTGGACGACTACGCCCGACTCGAGCGCCGTACCCGCCAGACCGTCCGTCTCGGCACCTGGGTTCGGCCCGGTGTCACGCGCTGGGCCATGAGCCAGGGGGAGAGGACGGCGGTCAAGGCGAACCGCGTGTTCGACGGGGTCGACGTGCTGCTCACCCCGACGATCGCCGGACTCCCGCCCGTGGAAGGCCGGTTGACGGGCACGGGAACGGTGCGGGCGGCCCTGCGGTCCATGCCGATGATCGCGTACTGCGCGCTGTGGAACGTCACCGGTAACCCCGCGGCCTCGGTCCCGGCAGGGTTCACCGCCGGAGGACTGCCCCTGGCCGTACAACTCGTCGGTCGTCGTGACGACGAGACGACGCTGCTGTCCCTCGCCGCCGAACTGGAGAAGGCCCGCCCATGGGCCGATCGCAGGCCGCTGCCCGCCTGA